Proteins from one Thaumasiovibrio subtropicus genomic window:
- a CDS encoding glutamate synthase subunit beta, which produces MGKPTGFLEHGRELPSKVAPEVRIQDNKEFVLNQEFGEKINEQSSRCMDCGVPFCHNGCPIGNIIPEFNDAVYRDSWEEAWNILSSTNNFPEFTGRVCPAPCETACVLGINQDPITICNIEKTIVETAYREGYAKPKTPRKRSGKTVAIIGSGPAGLAAAEQLNSAGHCVTVYERDEKVGGLLRFGIPDFKLGMDIIDRKVNLMAEAGIKFEVNAHIGVDINAQQLRQEFDVVLLTGGSTVPRNLPIPGRELNGVHFAMEFLGQNNRRANDMDLKGEELHAKGKHVVVIGGGDTGSDCVGTSNRHGAASITQVEIMPMPPEKRPANQPWPEYPMILRTSTSHEEGCERHWNILTKEFIGDDKGNVKALRIADIKWEEAQPGQRPGFNEVEGSERIIPCDMAFLAMGFLHPEPHGVLAQLDIALDERGNVATEGFMTNQDGVFAAGDMRTGQSLVVRCINEGRESARAVDAYLMGGSNLEAKADSLMLSV; this is translated from the coding sequence ATGGGTAAGCCAACTGGATTTCTCGAGCACGGCCGCGAGTTGCCGTCGAAAGTTGCCCCTGAAGTACGTATTCAGGACAACAAAGAGTTCGTACTGAACCAAGAGTTCGGTGAAAAAATCAATGAGCAATCATCACGTTGTATGGACTGTGGTGTACCTTTCTGTCACAACGGTTGTCCGATTGGTAACATCATCCCAGAGTTCAACGACGCGGTGTATCGCGACAGTTGGGAAGAAGCGTGGAACATTCTCAGTTCAACCAACAACTTCCCTGAGTTCACTGGCCGGGTCTGTCCCGCGCCATGTGAAACGGCCTGTGTCTTGGGTATCAACCAAGACCCTATCACTATCTGTAACATTGAAAAGACCATTGTCGAAACTGCCTACCGTGAAGGTTACGCCAAACCTAAAACGCCACGTAAGCGTTCTGGCAAAACCGTTGCCATCATCGGCAGTGGCCCTGCTGGTCTTGCGGCGGCTGAACAGCTCAATAGCGCTGGCCACTGTGTGACCGTTTACGAGCGTGATGAGAAAGTCGGTGGTCTCTTGCGCTTTGGTATCCCTGATTTCAAACTCGGTATGGATATCATTGATCGTAAAGTGAATTTGATGGCCGAAGCGGGCATCAAATTTGAGGTGAATGCGCACATCGGTGTTGATATCAATGCGCAGCAGTTGCGCCAAGAGTTTGATGTTGTCCTCCTCACGGGTGGTTCAACTGTGCCGCGTAACCTGCCGATTCCGGGTCGTGAGCTCAATGGCGTTCACTTCGCGATGGAGTTCCTAGGTCAAAACAACCGCCGTGCTAACGACATGGACCTCAAAGGTGAAGAGCTTCATGCGAAAGGCAAACATGTCGTCGTTATTGGTGGTGGTGATACTGGCTCTGACTGTGTTGGTACTTCAAATCGTCACGGCGCAGCGAGCATCACCCAAGTTGAAATCATGCCGATGCCACCTGAAAAGCGTCCCGCAAATCAGCCTTGGCCTGAGTACCCAATGATCCTTCGCACCTCAACTTCTCATGAAGAAGGCTGTGAGCGTCACTGGAATATCCTCACCAAAGAGTTCATCGGTGATGACAAGGGCAACGTTAAAGCACTGCGCATTGCCGATATCAAGTGGGAAGAAGCACAACCCGGTCAACGTCCTGGCTTTAACGAAGTCGAAGGCAGCGAGCGCATTATTCCTTGTGATATGGCGTTCTTGGCAATGGGCTTCTTACACCCAGAACCGCATGGTGTGCTTGCACAACTTGATATCGCGCTCGATGAACGTGGTAACGTTGCGACAGAAGGCTTCATGACTAACCAAGATGGCGTCTTTGCCGCTGGTGATATGCGTACAGGCCAATCGTTGGTGGTACGTTGCATCAATGAAGGTCGTGAATCAGCACGTGCGGTTGATGCTTACCTGATGGGTGGTTCAAACCTCGAAGCAAAAGCCGATTCACTGATGCTTTCAGTGTAA